A DNA window from Naumovozyma dairenensis CBS 421 chromosome 8, complete genome contains the following coding sequences:
- the MFG1 gene encoding Mfg1p (similar to Saccharomyces cerevisiae YDL233W; ancestral locus Anc_2.32) translates to MTADLITIPVPEHLQGIPPQTTSQTQPSQQQLYQQQQQQQQQQQQQQQQQQQQQQQQRYSWSQNPQMNQSPVHTPYNTIPSGTTLGQNSFFPNQSYSNIHTPGSETANAVAINSNNNPLSSTNFNTMHLQEMQGQILNRNSSFANTQPVPVPVPVPTLPPQQPQPPPQQLLNYEQNQFSTATRTSSRVRYPTSFQQQSGNPTTINNNEININDNNNIPIPIPIPINNPPQPPPSINYQESNRQNPARQFPQISQVPQMPLQIINKPINMPYETRKYLSNMATLRFYEIINKINTSAGKITSLSYWETFAYESFTKNSIVKYSKKSSTDFRQFEFLLPLIPLILVNLGKLGVIRIEIIVQQLKSQLLSNGSIFFSSPRSTIAYHYPDGSYITHFVQIKGLFNPNLKIKWFDLCMHSFVPGIEWNAFEKLISNEGKAYEIFQKLSQSSSSQPSVPMAASNTNNDHHNNDITKKMEIKKEENTLNEDTNGKEDKKPINQHDNENYIKKEEKINIESQSPSQLGNSTNDKYKHAEESDLPPNFDAITQLRSYFTVFRNVSVYGTQEGLMRIMQVGTVMSSLKDLKIFQKINGIKSPLEALDSYVNLYKYNSSQMNNNQNQNQNQNYNHNTERKPNGPSRHTNYSPIPENYHAQNSSNQNNNNNIHFNFMNSNNSNNNNNNNNNNTLNRKPMVTGKRNKDHQGIPPGTGINSTNDEKRQRPPLKRRRTSGVSPKSSTSKELRNPSSNSNNSGDVITASSFNDSGSPPFINSKSSPAIGPKDNINN, encoded by the coding sequence ATGACCGCTGATTTAATAACAATCCCTGTTCCGGAGCATTTACAAGGTATCCCTCCTCAAACAACGTCACAAACACAACCgtcacaacaacaattatatcagcaacaacaacaacaacaacaacaacaacaacaacaacaacaacaacaacaacaacaacaacaacagcaacgATATTCTTGGTCGCAAAATCCTCAAATGAATCAATCACCAGTACATACCCCTTATAATACTATCCCATCTGGAACAACTCTCGGTCAAAACTCGTTTTTTCCTAATCaatcatattcaaatattcataCTCCTGGTTCTGAAACAGCTAATGCTGTCGCcattaatagtaataataatcccCTCTCTTCCACTAATTTTAATACTATGCATCTACAAGAGATGCAGGGACAAATTCTCAATAGAAACTCAAGTTTTGCAAACACTCAACCGGTACCGGTACCAGTGCCAGTACCAACACTTCCTCCGCAGCAACCGCAACCGCCACCCCAACAGCTACTTAATTATgaacaaaatcaattttCAACTGCAACAAGAACATCTTCTCGTGTAAGATATCCCACTTCAtttcaacaacaatctGGTAACCCTACTActattaataacaatgagataaatattaatgataataacaatatccCTATTCCTATTCCTATTCCTATTAATAATCCCCCACAACCACCGCCTAGTATAAATTATCAAGAGTCAAATAGACAAAATCCTGCTCGACAATTCCCTCAAATATCACAAGTACCACAAATGCCactacaaataataaataaaccaATTAATATGCCATatgaaacaagaaaatatctttcTAATATGGCAACATTAAGATtttatgaaattattaataaaataaatacatCCGCTGGTAAAATTacatcattatcatattgGGAAACATTTGCTTATGAAtcatttacaaaaaattcCATTGTAAAATATAGTAAAAAATCTTCAACTGATTTTAGacaatttgaattcttaTTACCATTAATCCCATTAATATTGGTAAATTTAGGTAAATTAGGTGTCAttagaattgaaatcattgTACAACAATTAAAATCTCAATTATTAAGTAATGGAtccattttctttagtTCTCCAAGATCGACCATTGCATATCATTATCCAGATGGATCATATATTACACATTTCGTTCAAATTAAAGGTCTATTTAatccaaatttgaaaattaaatgGTTCGATCTTTGTATGCATAGTTTTGTACCAGGTATTGAATGGAATGCATTCGAAAAGTTAATTAGTAATGAGGGTAAAGCCtatgaaattttccaaaaattatctcaatcatcatcgtcaCAACCCTCAGTTCCCATGGCAGCTTCTAATACCAACAATGatcatcataataatgatatcaccaaaaaaatggagataaaaaaggaagaaaatacCTTAAATGAAGATACGAACGGCAAAGAAGATAAGAAACCAATAAATCAACATGATAACGAAAACTATATtaagaaggaagaaaaaattaacatTGAATCACAATCACCGTCTCAATTGGGCAATAGCACTAACGATAAATACAAACATGCTGAAGAATCTGATCTACCCCCAAATTTCGATGCAATAACCCAACTAAGATCATATTTTACTGTCTTCAGAAATGTATCCGTATATGGAACACAAGAAGGTTTAATGAGAATAATGCAAGTTGGTACTGTAATGTCATCTTTGAAAGACTTGAAAATCttccaaaaaataaatggaATTAAAAGTCCATTAGAGGCTTTAGATTCATACGtgaatttatataaatataatagttCACAAATGAATAacaatcaaaatcaaaatcaaaatcaaaattataatcataataCTGAAAGAAAACCAAATGGCCCTTCAAGACACACAAATTATTCACCTATACCAGAAAATTACCATGCtcaaaattcttcaaatcaaaataacaataataatattcatttcaattttatgaatagtaataatagtaataacaataacaacaacaataataataatactttgAATAGGAAACCTATGGTTACTgggaaaagaaataaagatCATCAAGGAATTCCACCTGGAACTGGAATAAATTCAactaatgatgaaaaaagaCAAAGACCACctttgaaaagaagacGTACAAGTGGGGTATCACCGAAATCTTCCACATCAAAAGAATTAAGAAATCCTTCTtctaatagtaataatagtgGAGATGTTATAACGGCCtcatcatttaatgattcaGGTTCTCCACCttttattaattcaaaatcatcaccAGCCATTGGTCCCAAAGACAAcataaataattaa
- the NDAI0H03940 gene encoding uncharacterized protein (similar to Saccharomyces cerevisiae IES2 (YNL215W); ancestral locus Anc_2.31), which produces MKRDIAITDGLDDEEEELNMEEEEELEHAMEDDIDMELEDDDDEGEEQEEEEIKDDDDDEDDEMIEDFEENEGEESFVEPPVEDTPQYEDEDEEEEEEEEEVIPYNNTSRRRAGGAGVMTMLDEEIEVEESATVTSDETNKPQEEDEEEELHEQEQQQNQLDALEEQQLRRAEILRKRRNLKEKKVEEEKRDTLNKLLKRRAGKASKNTKPSPGRPPKNSRNLSKISDTKADDDGNGNDDDNAADDFHKGRRPYNSDGMIRTIITQKGTLYCEPL; this is translated from the coding sequence ATGAAAAGAGACATCGCTATAACGGATGGTTTagacgatgaagaagaagaattaaatatggaagaagaagaagaattggaaCATGCAATGGAAGATGATATCGACATGGAACTAGaagacgatgatgatgaaggggaagaacaagaagaggAGGAAATAAAGGATGACGACGATGACGAAGACGACGAAATGATTGAAGACTTTGAAGAAAACGAAGGGGAGGAAAGTTTCGTGGAACCACCAGTTGAAGACACACCACAGtatgaagatgaagatgaggaagaagaagaagaggaggaaGAGGTAATACCTTATAACAACACAAGCAGGAGACGTGCTGGTGGTGCAGGGGTTATGACTATGCTAGATGAAGAGATCGAAGTAGAAGAATCAGCTACAGTTACATCAGATGAAACGAATAAAccacaagaagaagacgaagaagaagaattacacgagcaagaacaacaacaaaatcaattagACGCATTAgaagaacaacaattacGTAGAGCAGAAATCCTTCGTAAACGTAGAAAtttgaaggaaaagaaagtggaagaagagaaaagaGATACTTTAAATAAACTATTGAAGAGAAGGGCTGGTAAAGCAAGTAAAAATACTAAACCCTCACCTGGAAGACCTCCGAAAAATAGTAGGAATCTATCTAAAATATCTGATACTAaagctgatgatgatgggAATGggaatgatgatgataatgcaGCAGATGATTTCCATAAGGGACGAAGGCCATACAATAGTGATGGAATGATTAGAACAATCATTACACAAAAGGGAACCTTGTACTGTGAACCGCTGTGA